The Bacillota bacterium genome window below encodes:
- a CDS encoding ATP-binding protein, whose amino-acid sequence MTDERQQAGRLWQVLPTGLRPLDGDCLAPFPGLRIDYERRIGSIADVRSIRRELGQRCLAMGYPPRLVWRIRVAVNEVATNALVYAGGGTCRVRWDEAGMYVWIADNRAGLDVEGVHRLLKGPRRRGSWKGHGLRIASSYADSVVLATGEKGTQLLLYFRASQGGGYCYGACHPAGA is encoded by the coding sequence TTGACGGATGAGCGCCAGCAGGCCGGGCGGCTATGGCAGGTCTTGCCTACAGGACTGAGGCCGCTCGACGGGGATTGCCTGGCACCGTTTCCAGGCCTGCGCATCGACTACGAACGGCGCATCGGTTCCATAGCGGATGTGCGCTCCATACGGAGGGAACTGGGCCAGCGGTGCCTGGCCATGGGATACCCGCCCCGGCTGGTGTGGCGCATCCGGGTAGCTGTGAACGAAGTCGCTACCAATGCCCTTGTCTACGCGGGTGGGGGCACCTGCCGCGTTCGGTGGGATGAGGCGGGGATGTACGTCTGGATCGCCGACAACCGTGCCGGTCTGGACGTGGAGGGTGTCCACCGGCTGCTGAAAGGCCCGCGGCGTCGGGGTTCGTGGAAGGGGCACGGCCTGCGAATCGCTTCAAGTTATGCAGACAGCGTCGTGCTTGCTACGGGGGAGAAAGGGACCCAACTGTTGCTTTACTTTCGGGCAAGCCAGGGAGGGGGGTATTGCTATGGAGCTTGTCACCCGGCAGGAGCATGA